In a genomic window of Rhopalosiphum maidis isolate BTI-1 chromosome 4, ASM367621v3, whole genome shotgun sequence:
- the LOC113559272 gene encoding protein argonaute-2-like, whose product MLPNQPNNGTPGVPGKKKQKKGNQQDNSNINVGPSNSGSKEARQQQTQKQNQPTENKPGQNDFPQMSQTKANPKQQTQKQNKPKEANQKQKQNQPAGSKPTQKQPEGNKPPVVPQSAPTQGNQQIEQQITILKSKLFIPKRKNPKAGGSMGRATTIEVNHLPLNLDKLFKKIVYHVDVQFTPDLPKRLLRCALEEFNNKHYPKVHFAFDGRRNMYTTKEINGKTDLVSVLNDENNRTIEFTIATSIVNKIQMSKIEEYLRSGSSNSTPGEAFQALDIILKNRPFSLRFTNVGRSFFPLPRITPVDLGEGMELWKGFFQSPVMGWKPYLNIDVAHKGFPKHQPLINYITIELQCDLTKEMDMRSFNTLSTYVKGLKIDFMVPNQPNTKRSYKVVGLLDTAAKFRFNMEDSAKGVQSINVVQYFKLTRNYVIKYPNLPCLHVGNVNKKTAIPIELCIVQRGQLRLKKLSEMQTATMVRNAARPPAERRQTIENCIKDIKYNQDPVLNEFGISVTENFASIPARVLPQPVLSYANGEKTPNAGVWKIDKSLFTKAVCITRWVVLNLDGRTNMQSIKNFERTLIASGNSLNVSVNPMNPPINNVVQRNARLSEIKTLVGNLFTKLKANNVELVVVIIPDYPPGIYAAVKQKSELEVGILTQCIKSKTMFKMNPSTSSNILLKINSKLNGINHTLANKSSPPSMEGAIIFGADVTHPSPDQTAIPSVAAVAASHDIHGSQYNMEWRLQSPKVEIIQDLEDIIHLQLLKYKEKTNIVPKKILYFRDGVSEGQFLQLLEHELIAIRRACLRLNINYRPSVTFLVVQKRHHTRMFPKSSCDMDGKFANVPSGTIVDTQITHPTELDFYLCSHASIQGTSRPTKYHLIWDDNNFTEDQLEQLTFYLCFMFARCTRSVSYPAPTYYAHLAAFRARAYIENKTIDLNHLDDEQNKNKLNHSFTVNTPMFFV is encoded by the exons GTAATCAACaagataattcaaatattaatgttgGGCCATCAAATTcag GGTCAAAAGAGGCAAGACAACAGCAAACCCAGAAACAAAACCAACCAACAGAGAATAAACCAG gACAAAACGACTTTCCACAAATGTCTCAAACTAAGGCAAATCCAAAACAGCAAACacagaaacaaaataaaccaaaGGAAGcgaatcaaaaacaaaaacagaaTCAACCAGCCGGGTCTAAACCAACTCAAAAACAACCTgaag GTAATAAACCACCTGTTGTGCCACAATCAGCTCCAACTCAag gaaaTCAACAAATTGaacaacaaattacaatattaaaaagtaaattatttattcctaaaagaaaaaatccTAAGGCTGGAGGTTCTATGGGGCGCGCAACTACGATTGAAGTGAATCATCTTCCTCTTAACcttgataaattattcaaaaaaattgtataccacGTAGATGTACAATTCACTCCAGATCTACCAAAAAGACTTctaag atgtgCTTTGgaagaatttaataacaaacattacCCTAAAGTTCATTTTGCATTTGATGGACGGAGAAATATGTATACTACAAAAGAAATAAATGGC aaAACTGATTTAGTATCTGTGTTAAATGATGAAAACAATAGAACAATAGAATTTACTATTGCTACCTCGATTGTCAATAAAATTCAGATGAGTAAAATCGAGGAATATTTAAGATCTGGATCATCCAACTCTACCCCAGGAGAAGCATTTCAGGCAttggatattattttgaaaaaccgACCATTTTCATTAAG aTTCACTAATGTTGGAAGATCATTTTTCCCACTTCCACGTATTACACCAGTCGACTTAGGTGAAGGAATGGAATTATGGAAAGGATTTTTTCAAAGTCCTGTTATGGGTTGGAAACCTTATCTTAATATAGATG tggcACACAAAGGATTTCCTAAACATCAACCATTAATTAACTACATAACTATTGAATTGCAATGTGATCTCACTAAAGAAATGGATATGAGGAGTTTTAACACATTATCAACTTATGTTAAAGGATTAAAAATTGACTTTATGGTTCCAAATCAACCCAACACAAAGCGTTCGTACAAAGTCGTTGGTCTCCTTGACACTGCCGCTAAATTTAG atttaatatggAGGATTCTGCTAAAGGTGTACAATCAATTAATGTAGTGCAATACTTCAAACTTACGCGAAACTATGTTATCAAGTATCCAAATTTACCTTGTTTACATGTTggcaatgtaaataaaaaaactgctATTCCGATTGag ctaTGCATTGTTCAAAGGGGACAATTgcgtttgaaaaaattatctgaAATGCAAACTGCTACCATGGTAAGAAATGCAGCTCGGCCTCCTGCAGAACGACGACAGACTATTGAAAATTGCATCAAAGACATTAAATACAACCAAGATCCTGTATTGAACGAGTTTGGTATTTCCGTTACAGAGAATTTTGCTTCAATCCCAGCAAGAGTTTTGCCTCAGCCTGTCTTGTCATATGCTAATggg gAAAAGACACCAAATGCTGGTGTTTGGAAAATTGATAAATCTTTATTTACTAAAGCTGTATGTATTACCAGATGGGTTGTATTAAATCTAGATGGCCGCACAAATATGCAAAgcattaa aaactttGAAAGAACTTTGATAGCGAGTGGTAATAGTTTGAATGTTTCTGTCAACCCAATGAATCCTCCAATAAACAATGTGGTGCAAAGGAATGCCCGTTTGAGTGAAATAAAAACCTTAGTTGGGAACCTTTTTACAAAGCTAAAAGCTAACAATGTAGAATTAGTTGTGGTTATTATTCCAGATTATCCGCCTGGAATATAtg ccgCTGTTAAGCAAAAATCAGAATTGGAAGTTGGTATTCTTACACAATGCATTAAATCCAAGacaatgtttaaaatgaatcCATCAACATCTTCCAATattctactaaaaataaactcgAAACTGAATGGAATTAATCACACTCTTGCTAATAAAAGcag tccACCGAGTATGGAAGGGGCTATTATTTTTGGAGCTGATGTGACACATCCATCCCCTGATCAGACTGCTATTCCATCAGTTGCTGct GTAGCAGCCAGTCATGATATTCATGGAAGCCAATACAATATGGAATGGCGCTTGCAATCTCCTAAAGTTGAAATCATTCAAGATTTAGAAGACATAATTCATTTACAGTTGCTTAAATACaaggaaaaaacaaatattgtgccaaagaaaatattatattttagagatGGTGTAAGCGAAGGCCAATTTCTACAGTTGTTGGAACATGAACTGATTGCTATTCGAAGAGCTTGTCTTAGACTCAATATTAACTACAGACCTTCAGTGACATTTTTGGTTGTACAGAAAAGACATCATACTAGAATGTTTCCCAAGTCTAGTTGTGATATGGACGGCAAGTTTGCTAATGTTCCTTCTGGTACAATTGTAGATACTCAAATTACCCATCCAACAGAactcgatttttatttatgtagccATGCTAGTATTCaa gGCACATCAAGACCAACCAAATATCATCTCATATGGGATGACAATAATTTCACCGAAGACCAGTTGGAACAACTGACATTTTACCTATGTTTTATGTTTGCACGTTGTACACGTTCTGTTTCATATCCGGCACCTACCTACTATGCTCATTTGGCTGCATTTAGAGCCCGAGCTTATATTGAAAA caaaACCATTGACCTCAATCATTTAGATGATgagcaaaacaaaaataaactgaaCCATTCATTCACAGTTAATACACccatgttttttgtttaa
- the LOC113558186 gene encoding uncharacterized protein LOC113558186 produces the protein MRSVNCRITHLLPVGQLRRVRSSGDRLSANRADDADDENCRQRDVIAQLARRHWRITGLVTGGVCGAYGVDLMAAVLLAAVRVTYVAISVFHRLTDDSDARTNMSPAVVVQLIAWFGQFTYLAYTCDELAAQSSEMFDNLNTLLLDIFKESRLSGEPYISKMQEIEAIIGVTLTYFIVLLQFESSHSSTVYNGTHMIQ, from the exons ATGCGGTCGGTCAACTGCAGGATAACTCACCTGTTGCCGGTCGGGCAGCTGCGTCGCGTCCGATCCTCCGGCGACCGCCTTAGCGCCAACCGTGCCGACGACGCCGACGACGAAAACTGTCGGCAACGCGACGTCATCGCGCAGCTGGCCCGCAGACACTGGCGGATCACCGGGCTGGTGACGGGCGGCGTGTGCGGCGCTTACGGCGTCGATCTCATGGCGGCCGTCCTGCTGGCCGCCGTTCGCGTCACGTACGTGGCCATATCGGTGTTCCATCGGCTGACCGACGATTCGGACGCGCGGACCAACATGTCGCCGGCTGTCGTCGTGCAGTTGATAGCGTGGTTCGGACAGTTTACGTATTTGGCGTACACGTGCGACGAGCTGGCCGCCCAA tCAAGTGAAATGtttgacaatttaaatacactgTTGTTGGATATTTTCAAAGAAAGTCGACTATCCGGAGAACCATACATAAGTAAAATGCAAGAGATTGAAGCG atcatTGGAGTcacattaacatattttattgttttattgcaaTTTGAATCATCACACAGTAGTACCGTATATAATGGTACACACATGATTCAAtga
- the LOC113556815 gene encoding atypical kinase COQ8B, mitochondrial — MSASRGTDATRVFRGAQMVLEEIFKANELVCKRNMKNCSITTAFKDTTVQFADRLGAAKLKPENIAKEVSERSAMVFEGLRNVIIMTLQQNNQSEETIQPNLVDIAPLDQIPNEGQALSGPFKVPSDVLKKHCFYGSCTRDLIIDPLESNIIGQKLFYSSNGNESKQSATDKSKNEIKEKRKPTVSKNTKPKQQLSGSAKQRTVPSSHIGRMLSFGGLAAGIGIGAVTEVTKRTLGMSKSTLKEDGGYMESAFISPENAERIANTLCEVRGAALKIGQILSIQDNNLLSPQLQKAFERVRQSADFMPTWQLEKVLAKELGTNWKERFNTFNLKPFAAASIGQVHEATIKDGTRVAVKVQYPGVADSIKSDIDNLVGVMKVWNMFPEGMFIDNIVKVANKELSNEVDYIREAECTRKFRELLEPYNDYYVPKVIDEVSTKRIFTSELIEGIPLDKCDYMDQETRNNLCFLVLQLCLKELFEFAYMQTDPNWANFFYNERTKQLILLDFGATRSFDQKFLSDYLRIIKAAADNNRELVLNFSKEMGFLTGYESKAMEEAHVDMVMIMGEVFQYDGEYDFGSQNSTKRIQSLLPIILHQRLAPPPEEIYSIHRKLSGIFLLCSKLKAKFMCRKLFFDTYEQFKHKY, encoded by the exons atgtcggCTTCAAGAGGTACAGATGCAACAAGGGTGTTCAGAGGTGCGCAAATGGTGTTGGAGGAAATATTTAAGGCCAACGAACTTGTATGCAAAAGGAATATGAAAAACTGTAGCATTACAACTGCATTTAAAGATACTACAGTTCAATTTGCCGACAGGCTTGGAGCagctaaattaaaa ccAGAAAACATCGCAAAAGAAGTTTCTGAAAGATCAGCTATGGTATTTGAAGGTCTGCGAAATGTCATCATTATGACAC tcCAGCAAAATAATCAGTCTGAAGAAACTATACAACCTAATCTAGTAGATATTGCACCTCTTGATCAAATTCCTAATGAAGGTCAAGCATTAAGCGGACCATTTAAGGTTCCGAGTGATGTAttgaaaaaacattgtttCTATGGATCTTGCACTAGAGATTTGATTATTGATCCACttgaatctaatattattggacaaaaattgttttatagtagTAATGGAAACGAATCAAAACAAAGTGCAActgataaaagtaaaaatgaaattaaagaaaaacgtAAACCAACTGTTAGCAAAAACACAAAACCAAAACAACAG ttaagTGGTTCTGCAAAACAGAGAACTGTACCATCTTCACATATTGGTCGAATGTTGTCATTTGGTGGACTTGCAGCTGGAATAGGTATTGGAGCTGTTACAGAAGTGACAAAACGTACACTAGGAATGAGCAAATCCACCTTAAAAGAGGATGGTGGTTACATGGAAAGTGCATTTATATCTCCAGAAAATGCTGAACGTATTGCTAATACATTATGCGAAGTTCGag gtGCTGCTTTAAAAATTGGTCAAATTCTTAGCATTCaagataacaatttattaagtcCACAGTTGCAGAAAGCATTTGAAAGAGTGCGCCAATCAGCAGATTTTATGCCAACTTGGCAATtagaa aAAGTATTAGCTAAAGAATTGGGTACTAATTGGAAAGAACGTTTCAACACTTTTAACTTGAAGCCTTTTGCAGCTGCATCTATTGGTCAAGTACATGAAGCTACCATTAAAGATGGAACTAGAGTTGCAGTCAAAGTTCAATATCCTGGTGTTGCTGATAGTATAAAGAGTGATATTGATAATTTGGTCGGTGTTATGAAAGTGTGGAATATGTTTCCAGAAGGCatgtttatagataatattgttaaagtgGCTAACAAAGAACTGTCTAATGAAGTAGATTACATTAGAGAGGCAGAATGTACAAGAAAATTCAGAGAGTTATTGGAAccttataatgattattatgtaccAAAAGTCATCG atgAAGTTAGTACCAAACGGATATTTACATCGGAATTAATTGAGGGAATTCCATTGGACAAATGTGATTACATGGATCAGGAAACCCGTAacaatttgtgttttttagtattacaaCTGTGCCTTAAAGAGCTTTTTGAATTTGCATACATGCAAACTGATCCAAATTgggccaattttttttataatgaaaggACTAAACAG ttgaTTTTATTGGATTTCGGAGCAACTCGTTCTTTTGATCAAAAGTTTTTAAGTGATTATTTAAGAATCATCAAGGCAGCAGCAGACAACAATCGTGAACTAGTTCTGAATTTTTCCAAAGAAATGGGATTTTTAACAGGATATGAATCAAAGGCAATGGAGGAAGCTCATGTTGATATGGTAATGATTATGGGAGAAGTGTTTCAGTATGATGGAGAGTATGATTTTGGCTCTCAGAATTCTACTAAACGTATCCAGTCACTATTACCAATAATTCTACATCAACGATTAGCACCTCCACCTGAAGAAATTTATAGCATTCACAGGAAATTATCtg gtatatttttactttgttcCAAATTAAAAGCCAAGTTTATGTgcagaaaattattctttgaTACTTACGAACAGttcaaacacaaatattaa